Below is a genomic region from Rhododendron vialii isolate Sample 1 chromosome 5a, ASM3025357v1.
AGCAGGTACAGATATTGTAGGAGATTTTCATTTTCTAATCATGTTTTAAACGTTTGTGTCTAAAAGCTTAAGTCCACATGATGTGATCAATAAGAAAATTCCGTTGCACTCTGAGCTTGGCAATAAATGAGAGGTGAGATTGGCTAGTGAGCTACTGAGCACTTCCAATCATGTGTACGCCATTGCATTTATTGCTTTGTCCAAGTACATCCATCAAATTACAAATAGACGTCCTACACTTTTTATCGTCTTGAGCTCTTTTATCTTTCCACGTAATAAAGATGTCAGAGCGCCGGAGTGGAGATTTGTTTAAAATCTGAAGACTTTATCCTATGCCTAGGCTACAAGTGTATTACATCCTTTTGCAAACCAAAGCCAGGCCTCTAGGTCATCCGCAAGTCTCACCCCAGTCATCTATCCATGAATCTGTCCCTTAATATCTTTGCACACCTTTATATCATCTGAAATCTTTTAGGTTTCCAAATTAATAAAGATCTCAGAGTGGggattttcacaaaaatctgAGAATATAATTCAGTGGCTAAGCTAGAAGGCACTATTACAAGGCTTTTCAAGGACCAAAGACAGGCGGAGCTTCTACGCTTTGGGCAAAGCACAGCTTCATCTTCCTTCTACCATGAAAAAATGAATTAGCAAGTGTCTTTATTCCTATAATTTGGCCAAACAGATCTGCTGCTACAATTAAAGGTTGCACATTGCAGTGTGGAGGTCTGAGTACAAACAAATGCCAACTGAACTGCTGTACCATTACCAAACTAAGGAATAAAGAACAAGCGAGTTATCCTGCTAAAACATCAAATAAAAAGGAACTTTATTGAAGTACTAACCACCGGATGACGATGAATAGGTCCCAAAAGCAGGGGCTGAGGGAGCACCAAGCAGCTGTTGAAGTTCCAAAAGCAGGAGGCGATGGGGAACCAAATGTTGACTGTCGAAATTGACTTGGCGGAGAATTACTCCAAACACACCGGTGGAAATTCCACCAAATACTGAACCTCCTGTAGATGAACCAAAAGGAGTTGAACTCCCAAATGGATTGGAAGCAAATAGGTTGATACTTGCATTGCTGTTCTGTCCGAAACTCGATCAGGACCCAAATGGCCCATTGGAAGATTGCCCAAAGGCTGCAAAACCGGAGCATAAAAGATGGTAATCAACCCGAATGTTCTTTAGGGaataaatcaacaaaaagacACATGCACATGCACAAAGGGGGGAAAGCAACTTCAAAACAATCAATGAAAAGCAACGATTTCATTACAAGTCCATTGGCTATATCAAACTCCAAGATGCGTaagcaaaatcaagtttaaaCCTAATATgtcaaaatcccaaaagaaaatCCATAAACCGATatcaattttaagtactttaatacATCGCCATGCACCAAGTACCAACTAGCATTATCACATTAAAGCAGGCATGGACAGGGGGGAGGCTGCTAGACGACGGTTATCGATTACTTATCAAAATTCTTGATAACTTGTTTCAAGTTATTATACCCGTTTGCCacgtcaatttttttcccaaagtaACTTAtcttcccaaatttttttgacaaacccCCGACCCCTATACATTCGCTTCCCAAATATTAAAAACGTGCAACTGTCCATTAATCGAACCGGAAAACAGAACACGAAAATCATCATAAACAGATACACTTCAATTAGCTACCTACATATATGATTGCGTTAAACCCCACACAATCAATTTCAACCCCCGCGTAAAATCTCTCATTAATAAAAATTGGAATTTTTCAATTCGAAATTGCTTGGaaaaatttttgtaaaaaaaaaactcctttgGTAccacacaaccaaaaaaaacatgcaatatTCCATTAGACAGAGGAAATATACGGAGGAGATTCCAGGAAAAGAACTTACGAGTGGTCGACCAGAACATCTTGAGGAAAGTATTCCGACAAGAAGACGAGAATAATAAGGGGATTGGATTGATTCTGCTGCCGCAACGAAGCGAAAAAGATGGATGTGTAAAAGGCGCCGAGGAAGAGATTCGGAGTGAAATTGGAGTGTTGTGTCTGTGTGATtgtttgtgagtgtgtgtgtgtgtgtgtctatatatatatatatatatatatagtgggAGAAAGCGAGGATGAGGGTGTGTTATACAGAGTAGCTGGATTTTGAAGCTGGTTTTAGCGTTCTTTGTACGAAGGGGTAACCGTTTCAgtttcggagagagagagagagaaagcgagCGCACTAGAGTAAGGGCTGTTATCGGGCTGTCCCGAAAAAATACAAGCCCAGGAAGCCCACGGTCTTTGATTGATGGGCGGTTCGGGACCGAAAAGTTCAAGAAAAAGCCCCAGGTGACAGGCAAGGCCTAAGCGGGTTGGTAGAAGAATAGTCCACTAGATCCTGCTCAAAGAATTCATAGCTCAATAGgttcttttcattattttgttgacaaaaatatccattgcaaaaaaaaagagacaattTACAAAGAAACGATTGAGAcgattccaccaccaccaccactacaccgccgccaccactacaccaccttCGCCGCCAGCACCACCacgccacctccaccaccaccacgccaccaccatcaccacgtcgccatcaccaccaccatcacaccGCCACagccaccactccatcaccaccacaattaacaatgttaattcacaccccaattaacagtgttaataccctttggtccatacatctgccgccgccaccacctccACGACTACCGCCAccacaatgaccaccaccacgacgccaCTACTACCACCATGGCCACAACCACTACCACCACGCCAGCACCACCGCCACAACCACCACccacaccaccgccaccaccgtcaccaccactacgccgccaccaccaccgccaccaccgccaTAACCACCACCcacaccaccactccaccaccaccgccttgttgccgccaccaccgccaacgccaccacaatgaccaccaccaccactccaccatcactGACAACATCGCCACCATaatgaccaccaccacgccgccgccgccgccaccactaccaccacaattaacagtgttaattaataGTCCGTCCATACAAcctcctacaccaccaccaccaccacaatgccgcaccacaaccaccactccaccatcaccaccacgccgTCGCCACCACTACAACAATTaatagttttaatttttgtctaatttaatagtgttaattaacagtgttaattaacagtgttagtTTTTATCTAAATTAACAACGTTAATTTCTATATAAATTCACATcataattaacaatgttaattaaCAGTTGGCCCATACAAcctcctacaccaccaccaccatgacgccaccaccaccaccctgccgccaccaccatcacaatGACCGCCACCACGCCGCCGCTGCCACTACCACTTCAcaaccaccacaattaacagtgttaaattttatctaaattaacagtattaatttttatctaaattcacaccacaattaacaataTTAATTTCTATCaaattcacacaacaatcaacattgttaatttttatcTAAAAACGCAATTAACAATTAACAGTGTCTAAATTTACGATCAACAGTGTTAACTTTGTATAAATTtacgattaacagtgttaacttctgtctaaatttacaattaacagtgttaacttCTATCTAAATTTATCCAAGCTGCCACCACCAACATCGCCAACTCTCCGCCACCGCCACaatgccgccgccaccacaactagcaccaccaccacacctctaccatcaccaccacgccacgattaatagtgttaaaatctgtctaaatttacgattaacagtgttaacttCAGTTTAAATTtacgattaacagtgttaaattctaGCTAAATTTACGATTAACAGTTTTAGCTTCTGTCTAAATTTACCACCAACAGTGTTAAATTATGTCTAAATTtatgattaacagtgttaacttCTGTCTAAATTATATGTTGCAACAATCAATGTATTGCAGCAAATGATGTGTGCTGTCAGAATATGAATCACCCACACACATGGCCAAGGGGTACgttgaaatattaaaaaaataaaaaataagaaaaaattatgTATAAAGTGAAAttataaagtaaaaatattaaacaaaGCAAATTATGTATAAGGTGAGATTAATCTGATCTCCTTCGATCCTAATCTGATCACCTCGAGGGACCTGACCGATGTCGTGACGGAGATCGACAAGGACGGCGATGACGCGATCGGCCTCGAGGAGTTCGACGACTTTGCGGCCCGCGGTGGCGGAGGCAAGAGCAACAGCAAGGAATGGGTTGATATCAGAGGAGGACAGCGATGGTGCGATCAGCCTCAAGGAGTTCACCGAATTCGCGGCCCGCGACGGCGGAGGCGAGAGCAACAACAACAGCAAGGAGATTGGCGACGCGTTCAAGATGTACAACCGGGACAGGAACAGGACAATCTTAGTCGATCGGGTTGGACTAGGCTAGTAGCTTGAGCCGACGACggcagagaggagagaggagcgACAATTGCAGCTCGACGAACCGCCCTCGCAACCAAGGAAGAAGCCATGGCTCGGAATTCGTCGACGGTCGACTAAGATCGAAACCAAATTGACGGGCTCCTGGGCGGTGGTTGAAACCACGGCGGCGGTGGAGGGAGGGCGGCGGTGGAGGGATGGGCGGCGGTGAGGATGGTGGCGTCGTTGGTGACAGCCGGGAGAAAAGTACACAGTTGGTGtgttgaaaaaagagagaagtggACGGACAATCAATAGTTGGTGTGTTGTGCGCATCTGCCGTCTGGCTTCGTCAGGGCAATATTATAAAAATACATGCACAGGACCTTCTCAGCAATTGGACTTATAGGAGAAGGATCTCCCCAGCCGTGAATTACAAAAATAGGACCGGCCAAGCATTTTATctattctttttattctttttttaaagaaaaaagactGGTGtgttttaccctttttttcccttccttctAAGATATGCGGAAAATTTGGATACAAATTAACCAAACTTCATAAATTGAGTACACATAATTCGTACCACTATTTAGTTTAACTTGAATATGAAACTCTTATTATTAAATTTCTTTATAATTCCTTAACTGTTACACAAGGGTCCATTTTCATCTCTATGAGATTTGAATATCAAAATAATGGATAGTCATTATTCAATGGgtttaataaactttttttttttcgaagtCTTACAATGGATTTGATTGGCACAATCAAACATAGAGATATTTTTCGATTCAAGAGACAAACTTATTTAATATATtcaccacccaaaaaaaacttatttaatATTATCGAATAGGAATAGGTTTTCATACGTAGAAATCTATATTATTAGGGCAAATTTCACCCAGATCCCCTAaggtatctgacaatgacagaaGGTACCCCACAGTTTTCAAAAATTGCAGGAACCtcccctatttcacagtttgggtttcattccgttagtgaaatggacggaaaatgtacgaaaaatgaaatcttcaattttatttagttctacagctattttagggctctcattgaaagtcctAAAGCCAACAATTAATTACGataatttaggataaaatgatttaaaaaataaaatattcgcaccaattcaaacggattaaaatttggagcatttaaatttttgctcttcaattggttttagggctttaaatgaagagcaaatacttaagtgctccaattttcaatccatttgaatcggtgcgcagatcttatttttctgattttaaagtgcaataattaatttaaaaaattgttgtaAGGCCCATTATACCAATTTGTAACAGGCCCAGtccatctcatttttccacaaCACTTCTAGTCTAGCCCATCCTTTTTTTTAACTCCTCCGGTCCAACTTCATTTTTTAGTGGGACAAAATTGCCCCTTCTTTAATAAACTTCAAATTGTACGTGCATAAACGACgattacgagagagagagagagagagagagagaaagagagagagaaagagagatcacGATAGAGATCGCGCAGTGTAGATCGATCAGGATTTCTCACTAGTTTGTTCAACCTCTTTCGTGCACTCTAGATCAAGACACAGGATCCTTTTCTCCGTTGATCCGAGCTCGAACTGAATCGATCTGAGAAAAGGTTcgttttttgatgatttctttttgttctaATTTGTTCTAATCGATTACAGAAAatgttttgattgtaattaaatGTTCAATTGTGACTTTGATGATAACGTTTGTTTTATGCCTTTGATGATAATGTAAGTTTTATTGTACCTTTGAGTTGAATGTTCGGTATGTGCTTTCAATGTTGACAGAGTTTAGATTAGATGATCACAAACACCAAGGAGAATATAAACTGCAAATTTAAGCACCTAGGGCTTGcgcacttttgaaaaaaaattagactgCAAATTGGAGAATTCACACTGCAGCTTTAAGGATTTTGGACATGGTCACTTTTTGCATTTAGACTGTAAATGAATATTAAACACACACCAGACTATTTATGAAATCTGTTTGAATATTATGAGTATAAATAGTGTTTTTGAGGCATTAGATTTACAAATCGACTGATTATATCAAACAAATATCATTGTAGGTGTGTTTTTTTGTGCgatggatacaaccaaaataTTGCTGTGTAGGTATGTATCGTAGGTTCTTGTTGTGAGGATATCTGGTGGCATTCGATTGGAGCATATTTTAAGAAAGATTTGTGATAGATGGAACAACTTATGCATTGGTAGTTTCTCATTGTCATATGTGTTGGATGGGAGTGATTGTGAGCTTGACAATGAAGAATCTTTTGATAATATGTTGTATTTGTATCCTACTACTGATAGAATAGATGCTAAGGTTGAGGTGATTAAATCTTGTAGTGGACAAACGGTTGGAAGTATTAGTAGTGGAGGAACACTTGGAAGTATTAGTAGTGGAGTAGAAGTTGGTAGTTCTAGTGGTGCTGTCGCTGTTGTTGAAAGAGAAGAAcctttggaggaattttgtcgCCATGCTGAAACTAAGTACTTGACAACGGGTTGGGCCAACTTGATATATGAGGTTGGGCAAGTATTTGCTGGTGGTGTGAAAGAGCTTATGGCAACTTTGCAGCGATATGCTATTGAAAATGGTTTTATGTATGATCTTGTTAAAAATGACAAGTATCGTGTGACTGCAAAGTGTTCGATTTCTAGCTGTGGATGGTATGTGCATGCCATTTTGGATCGCTCAAGCACAGAGTTTTGGATTAAGAAACTGGTAAACGAGCATGGTTGTGGTTCAACCTATCGAACGAACAAACATAAACGGGTGACATCTAGTTTAGTTGCTAGTGAGGTTACTAGTATGGTTTAGAAAAAGAATAACACATCACCTATGGATCTGTTGGATTTGTTTCTGGACAAGTACGGTTTGGATTTATCATACCACCATGCATGGTTAGGAGTGGAGAAGGCTAGGGGGGAAATATTTGGAGACTATGAAAGTTCATTTGATAAGTTGAGGTGGTACGTTGAAGCTGCCAAAATTGCAAATCCAAGGAGCTTATTAAAGCTTGAAGTTGATCCTGTCAGCAAGGAATTCTCAAGGCTCTTTGTGTCGTTCAATGCATGTATCACAGGGTTTAATCATTGTCGACCATTCCTTTGCCTTGATGGGACACATCTCAAAGGCAGATTCAAGGGGTGTCTTTTTGCTGCCACAGGAAAAGATGCAGATCAAGGTActtttttgtgttatttttttattttgaatgtaTTCCTTAGATATTCATATCTATTTATCTGCTTGTTCTATGATTGGTATAAGACAGAACCTAGGTTTCCATACATATCCATATCTATTTGTTTTCATACATATCAGTCAGCTTTCCATAGTTTTAAAAGGTCGcggtttttgttttattctagTAATGGTTGGCCTGAGAAGTGAGCACCTTGTCTCTAGATAGGCACTTTGTGTGACGTTTTGGGGTTGGTCAAATTTTGTatcagtatttatttttattaagtaGATTAATGTTTCTTTAACTAGAACTACATCTAAGTGGAGTTCcatcttatttttgtttgttttgggattcttttttgTGTTGCAGGTTTATTTCCCCTGGCGTTTGCTATTGTGAATGCAGAAAATGATTGTAATTGGTTGTGGTTTTTTCGGATTTTAAAGACTATCTTGTCTACACGACCTATTACTTTCATTAGTGATCACAACCATGGTCTCGTGAGTAACATACCAACTGTTTTTCCTGATTGTCATCATGCTTACTGTTTGTATCATCTTCAATTCAATTTGAAGGATCACTTCCCTGGACGGTTTCGAAAGGGTTATCGAAATAGGTTGGTTAAATTGTTTAATGCTATCGCTTATGCTCCATCGGTATCAGCTTATATGATATGTGAGGCTAAGTTCTACTAGCATGGGGGAGATAAGGCCAAGACGTTTATTGCAAGTGTTCCAAAACAACATTGGACTAATGCTTATTTTCAAAGGCATCGATACGGAGAGATGAGCTCTAGTGCTATTGAGTCCTTCAATAACTGGATACTTGATGCACGGCTTATGCCGATAATGAATTTAGTTGAAGAGTTGAGGTCCAAAATTATGATTCAAATGTTGCGTAGAAGAGAAGAAGCATCGCGTTGGGTTTCTCAGATTTGTCCAGACATGGATGCAAAGTTAGCTAAAAGGATTGACAAGGGGAGGTCGTGGAGGGTTTATAAATCAAAAACCGGCTTGTATGAGGTGAAATCTGTACCTGCTGTTCTAGTAAATCTTGAGGAAGGGACATGTTCTTGTGGAGCCTGGCAATACAATGGTTTCTTATGTGCTCATGTCGCAACGGTGTTAGTCAAGACTTGTGGAGAGGAGGGATCTTTGGCTGGTTACATTGATCCGTTTTATCATGTTGAGGCATATCGGCTCACATATCAAGATAATATCCATCCAATTCTAGCTATGGATATTCTTGATTTCACACAAGGAAGTACTCAGGTTATCAAAGCTCCAAAAAATAGGAGACAAGCTGGAAGACCTTGCGTAAAGCGCATTCGTTCTAGGGGTGAAGAACAATCCTCTGCTAGGCCAATGAAATGTGCAAGGTGCCATAAGCTTTCTCACCACAACCGCAGGACATGCAAATGGGCTACGGATGATTGATTATTTACATTTTTAATAGTAcattgttttgttggaattcATATCCATACAAGTAAAGAGACTACTTAATTGTTCTTAGGTGCAGGACCATTGCGAGGCACAACAAAAGGACTTGCAAGGAACCTCTTCTTAGTTGATTCTTAGAATGACACATTAAAGTCTTTCTGCattcttcttcacaaaagtttatGAACTGAGAGTTTGTTTAGTTTTATATTGCGTTTCCAATAAGTCGAGTATTGCGATACTGGTTGAGAAGATTTTTAGTACTATGCAGTTTATGAGTGTCTTCAATTTTATGCAGTTTATGAGTGTCTTCAGTTTTATGAAACTTTATGAGTATCTTCAGTTTTATGAAACTTTATGTTGGTCATCTCTGTATATTTTGGTTATGCTATCTTCGTATAAATTGCTATGGTGGATGTTACTTCAATTATTTATTCTGGTGCAAATGATGTGCAATTATTCGTTCTGGGTCATTTAatactgttaatcaatattgtgatataactttctcctttaattaacagtgttaattgcaTTGCATTCTTCAGTTATTCTTCCTCACACACAGTCATGCCCCTTTTCTTTGTTAAGGTTTTCTGTAGCTATTATTTTTCCCTAGCACCTGATTGTTACTCGCAAAGCATAGAGGACGACAATTGAAACCCCGGTCAAACACCGCACGCTTTTAaccctttctttcgaaaagaaagctggtcatttaacactggtaatcaacatggtcatataccattctctgtttgattaacagtgctaacccattctttcaaaaaaaaacccggtaatttaacactgttaatcaatattatgATAGAACTTTCTGcaacaattaacaatgttagttGCATTGCACTCTTAATTTATTCTTCATTACACACCAAACGCTTTTTAAcgctttctttcgaaaagaaagttggtcatttaacactgttaatcaatattgtgatataattttctcctttaattaacagtgttaaatctaaccctttctttcgaatagaaagttggtcatttaacactagtaatcaacatggtcatataccattctctgtttgattaacagtgttaacccattctttcgaaaagaaagccggtcatttaacactattaatcaatattgtgatataactttctcctttaattaacagtgttaaatctaactctttctttcgaaaagaaagttggtcatttaacactggtaatcaacatggtcatataccattctctgtttgattaacagtgctaacccattctttcaaaaagaaaaccgatcatttaacactgttaatcaatattgtgatataactttctcctttaattaacagtgttaaatctaACCCTTTCTTTCGAATAGAAAGTTGGTCATTTAACACTTGTAATCAATATGGTCATATACCATTGTCtgtttaattaacagtgttaacctattctttcgaaaagaaagccggtcatttaacactgttaatcaatattgtgatataactttctcctttaattaacagtgttaaatctaaccctttctttcgaaaagaaagttggtcatttaacactggtaatcaacatggtcatataccattctctgtttgattaatAGTGCTAACCCattctttcaataaaaaaccCGGTCATttaatgtagagacccgtattttagggccgtattttttttaagaaatattaaaattatcgagTAATGACGTAAATTgtggaaatttgaataaaggcaTGATTATAAGATTAGGGGATCAATGTGACATAATTGCAAGTGCAGGGGTGAAAGTGTgataagtatatatgtatatgtatatgggcGTACAggaaaaaaaccattttttccccttttccttttttttctttctctcggctctctccctccctccgaAACTCTCCCTCCACTTCTCTCCTCGATTTCGTCTACTTAGAGCGTGATTCCGAACAAAGCCCAAGAATTAAAGTCGTTATACGGCGcatgggctttccgaatatccaagaaaaatcatgatcggaccgcgtgggagcttggttgacttggtcaaaggttcgggttttgctcaaaacccatgaggtagggatctcttactcttgttatgcgtttatacaGTGTTTACgtacctagatcgtgctttgtttcgttgtttgaggttgtttgttccatttccgaaattctgcagaaacagtgtctttgtttttggggttttacgccttcttaaactcatgattgaattttggttccttcgtatgaaatagagtagacttagagcccattctaatgccgctggaatcatacgaaaccgttgagaattgaattgatggtgatttttagaaaactggtctgcaatctgtctcgtgttctggatgtcagcccacttcgaatggccataacttcctcgtccgatgtccgtttcatgcaaactttatatcgattcgaaggtcttgaagtcagctttcatttgctactagaatcgtcttaaaactcttagtacacagaaagttatgttcgtttgagtggaggtgtgtcaatctgtcatgctgcgcgacagattcgtgtagcctgggaaaacccctgtttaaccaccctttgAGGGCAGATTTGATAagggttccttcgtgacttttaagcttcgttcaatcgcgcaactattgggactggaatcactcaaaaatattaagaactcgatttatagtaatttttagaagattgaacgaaaatctgaaaatctgggcagggTATCGGGCtgcgttttctttttattgtttgttatggttaaatgatgctattggttatgggtccttgtgggttttaaagattggtaagttggtgataatttggcgttggaatcattgaaaaatattgagtatgcaatttttaatgatgttgtataatcgttttaactcgataatgggtgtgagattgatgatggatggattgtgcataatgaaggatgttaatggacctatgattcgagtgttacggctacgtgtgacatcgaactttgtatgtatcatggtgtggcatgtcatagagtatggacaatggatggagtcgtatccaacttcggatgtcgacgaaggttacggggcctaacaccgcccggaattcacgtcaatatggacggagcccggttcacctcattggtgggaccttggcgagggttacggggcccaacaccgcccggaattcacgttaatatggacggagcccggttcacctcattggtgggaccttggcgagggttacggggcctaacgccgcccggaattcacgtcaatatggacggagcccggttcacctcattggtgggaccttggcgagggttacggggcccaacaccgcccggaattcacgttaatatggacggagcccggttcacctcattggtgggaccttggcgagggttacggggcctaacgccgcccggaattcacgtcaatatggacggagcccggttcacctcattggtgggaccttggcgagggttacggggcccaataccgcccggaattcacgtcaatatggacggagcccggttcacctcattggtgggaccttggcgagggttacagGGCCCAataccgcccggaattcacgtcaatatagACGGAGCTTGGTTcgccttcttggtgggaccttggcgagggttacggggcccaacaccgcccggaattcacgtcaatatggacggagcccggttcaccttcttggtgggaccttggcgggggttacggggcccaacatcgcccggtgcattgctttgcatcacatatcacgcattgttgattggttgagctagacttatgacctgtgttgcttgagaaatgaaaagagagataaagttgttaatctaatgtttggcttgtcgTTCGACTTTGAACCGTATCTTGGATTACTATTCTTCCTCACTGAGCCTCTTGTTcggtacaaatcaaggaaactagttcttgttgcatggagtggctaatacttgagaaatgaaagataaatcaattatgttaaaaaaaaggaaatccaatgatATGTTTGTGTTGTTCTGCTGATAGATATACTCATTGTTATTAGCGTCTTGGGGTTCGTTGTACATATAAAATGTTGCTCACCTACCActgttggtgcatgatcatcacatattcgtATGGATCGAggcaaaatggagtaattgcgtaGCGATGGACAAGTGACGGTTGAGGATAAGTTGTGGTCTAATTAGGATAATTCGAGTTGGTTTATGCTTCTAGTTTGACGTATGAGCTGTTAGGAATACCTTTATGAAATTATGATCTCCTGGttgtagtatgctcgtttgTGGTGGAAAACTCACGTTTCTTTGTGGTATCTCGTCTCATCACTCAGTCTAGGTGTatgattcatcacattttcatatagcttgcgTATAGATTTCCCTACTGGGCttgtgtagctcaccctatcattttcaggtacgatTCAAG
It encodes:
- the LOC131327706 gene encoding uncharacterized protein LOC131327706 yields the protein MDLLDLFLDKYGLDLSYHHAWLGVEKARGEIFGDYESSFDKLRWYVEAAKIANPRSLLKLEVDPVSKEFSRLFVSFNACITGFNHCRPFLCLDGTHLKGRFKGCLFAATGKDADQDIHIYLSACSMIGIRQNLGLFPLAFAIVNAENDCNWLWFFRILKTILSTRPITFISDHNHGLVSNIPTVFPDCHHAYCLYHLQFNLKDHFPGRFRKGYRNRLVKLFNAIAYAPSVSAYMICEAKFY
- the LOC131327707 gene encoding uncharacterized protein LOC131327707, whose amino-acid sequence is MSSSAIESFNNWILDARLMPIMNLVEELRSKIMIQMLRRREEASRWVSQICPDMDAKLAKRIDKGRSWRVYKSKTGLYEVKSVPAVLVNLEEGTCSCGAWQYNGFLCAHVATVLVKTCGEEGSLAGYIDPFYHVEAYRLTYQDNIHPILAMDILDFTQGSTQVIKAPKNRRQAGRPCVKRIRSRGEEQSSARPMKCARCHKLSHHNRRTCKWATDD